The proteins below come from a single Candidatus Methylacidiphilales bacterium genomic window:
- a CDS encoding filamentous hemagglutinin N-terminal domain-containing protein: MIRLNRWIGFRCDVGGVVVFFWVMVVVGLGVARGDGLPEGGGFRIGSGEIRVSDGRMEVESYGRRAVMSWESFSIGEGREVSFKFPEGGGAVLNRVVGGEVSVIEGLLSSNGEVYLINPSGIVVGKGGEIRVMGGMLSTMEVSDEVFMRGGRMEFESRGLGKVEVRGRVEVGGERFVILGHEVEMGEGSEIRARHGRVEVGGGGRGYEVYVKPEGGGGAYIRSMGRGEGGGGVDIRGRIEALGVQVEAVGNPYALAMRLGEEGKLLGIGGDEGYEGEVEVGVVQGNVELAGEVRGRRIEVVAGEGDVRVRGEVDSSSLRGRGGEVVLLGERVRVEGGAEVKASGELGGGEILIGGDWEGGEIKLERGQRERNARIVWIEAGARIEAMGGERGDGGKVVIWGDRAAVHYGVVDAMGGDGERYGERVKGGRVELSSKGEVVMGGEVRTAARSGDRGEFLLDPVDINIVAGTTPLPGGLSNNDWDFNEDIGVTQLGAVTLSNLLATNTVTLKAQNDVTINAPVTWNSASGLIINAGNDIVVNAAVTNNDTVLMGNGLIFWADMMPYNDGVGNVIINAPVHVGNGTVVVIGNNVTVNSTLSAPKPGGDLLYIQATSGSIQGGAAGKLKANLLTLDSQQGITGAGIQNTIGVEVSEAMDMNTVNGDIRVVNTAVGPSSSVVSISNAKTGNGNIYIGQNGGKSLKIGDQNTNGPNAIQANGSITLLAGRSDGTDGALNVNDADMIFSKGAIAGGHFLAIANDDMTIQSGVVVGSQLSGTGRVTLVVGEQSPSVAAGAVFLNQGTVQAGGGIGSGKVRIFADEAGGTTLGNIVAMQGAVNQPSEYRATAGAYQPAENMPDWSPGSGSQPGQVNYKNTASSVSASASQNLFNSSSAYNSSSSSGNSVSVYNSSSLYNSSSNSNSVNLSSSQYSSSYSSSYSSSVSFSASLNGTSINASQSASFSISVSQNVSMSQSVSNSFNNSSFNSSSLNQSMSVSISQSASNSLSNSISVSQSQSISQSQSLSQGLSQNASNSMSQSISQSISFSSSGNQYSNQLSQSISTSQSMSASASSSWYNSSVLNFSSNSNSSNIYTTQYLTSVYSSSASYYYSSQSSSYSSSSSSSSSSASSSSSYSSNFVYTAIKAVGPNVNVLALEDEFRKRERETRALRGTRAQNERDQFTINYANIIESQKRVEMRNQKIMKHYRATGRILGEVYSGELYLNPDSIYAEIFQARKESGFSTDAPVKDTVELPGRRVKRPESPANRIEPPSDREIRRRRE, encoded by the coding sequence ATGATTCGCTTAAATAGGTGGATAGGGTTTAGGTGCGATGTGGGAGGGGTGGTTGTTTTTTTTTGGGTAATGGTGGTTGTGGGATTGGGTGTGGCTCGTGGGGATGGACTTCCGGAAGGGGGGGGGTTTAGGATAGGATCGGGAGAGATCAGGGTGAGCGATGGGAGGATGGAGGTGGAGAGTTATGGTAGGCGTGCGGTGATGAGTTGGGAGAGTTTTAGTATAGGGGAGGGGCGGGAGGTGAGTTTTAAGTTTCCGGAGGGAGGGGGAGCGGTATTGAATCGGGTGGTGGGGGGTGAGGTGAGTGTAATAGAGGGATTATTGTCGAGCAATGGGGAGGTGTATTTGATTAATCCGAGTGGGATAGTGGTGGGGAAGGGGGGGGAGATACGAGTGATGGGGGGGATGTTGAGCACGATGGAGGTGAGTGACGAGGTGTTTATGAGAGGGGGGAGGATGGAGTTTGAGAGTAGGGGGTTGGGTAAGGTGGAGGTGAGGGGTAGGGTGGAAGTAGGAGGGGAGCGGTTTGTGATATTGGGGCATGAGGTGGAAATGGGTGAGGGGAGTGAGATAAGGGCGAGGCATGGGCGGGTGGAGGTGGGAGGAGGGGGGAGGGGTTATGAGGTGTATGTGAAGCCGGAAGGGGGAGGGGGGGCTTATATACGGAGTATGGGGAGAGGGGAGGGTGGGGGCGGTGTGGATATAAGGGGGAGGATCGAGGCGTTGGGAGTGCAAGTGGAGGCTGTGGGCAATCCGTATGCACTAGCGATGAGGTTAGGGGAGGAGGGAAAGCTATTGGGTATAGGTGGGGATGAGGGATATGAGGGGGAGGTAGAGGTGGGGGTAGTGCAGGGGAATGTGGAGTTAGCAGGGGAGGTGAGGGGGAGGCGTATTGAGGTGGTAGCGGGAGAGGGGGATGTGAGGGTGAGGGGGGAGGTAGATTCATCGTCGCTAAGAGGTAGAGGAGGAGAAGTAGTGTTGTTGGGTGAGAGGGTGAGGGTAGAGGGGGGAGCAGAGGTGAAAGCGAGTGGGGAGCTAGGGGGTGGGGAGATTTTGATAGGAGGGGATTGGGAGGGGGGGGAGATCAAGTTAGAGAGAGGGCAAAGGGAGAGGAATGCGAGGATAGTGTGGATAGAGGCGGGGGCACGGATAGAGGCGATGGGAGGGGAGAGGGGGGATGGGGGTAAGGTGGTGATATGGGGGGACCGAGCTGCGGTGCATTATGGTGTGGTGGATGCGATGGGGGGGGATGGAGAGCGATATGGAGAGAGGGTGAAAGGGGGGAGAGTAGAGCTATCGTCGAAGGGGGAGGTGGTGATGGGGGGTGAGGTGCGCACGGCGGCGAGGAGTGGAGATAGGGGTGAGTTTTTGTTAGATCCGGTGGATATTAACATAGTGGCAGGGACGACACCTTTGCCGGGAGGGTTATCGAATAATGATTGGGATTTTAACGAGGACATTGGGGTGACGCAGTTAGGGGCAGTAACGTTATCGAATTTGCTGGCGACGAACACAGTGACGTTGAAGGCACAGAATGATGTGACGATAAATGCGCCGGTGACGTGGAATAGCGCAAGTGGGTTGATAATAAACGCTGGGAATGACATCGTTGTGAATGCGGCGGTGACGAATAATGATACGGTATTGATGGGTAATGGGCTGATTTTTTGGGCTGATATGATGCCTTATAATGATGGGGTCGGAAATGTGATCATCAATGCCCCCGTCCACGTCGGTAATGGGACTGTGGTTGTTATAGGAAATAATGTTACAGTAAATTCGACGTTGAGCGCCCCTAAACCTGGAGGAGATCTTCTCTATATCCAAGCAACAAGTGGATCAATTCAAGGAGGGGCCGCAGGAAAGCTTAAAGCAAATCTGCTTACCCTTGATTCACAGCAAGGGATAACGGGTGCAGGGATACAGAACACGATAGGGGTAGAGGTGAGTGAGGCGATGGATATGAATACGGTCAATGGGGATATAAGGGTTGTGAATACAGCGGTGGGGCCAAGCAGCAGTGTGGTAAGTATAAGCAACGCCAAGACGGGGAATGGGAACATATACATTGGGCAGAATGGGGGCAAGAGCTTAAAGATAGGGGATCAGAATACAAACGGGCCTAATGCAATACAGGCTAATGGTTCGATAACTTTATTGGCAGGTCGGAGTGATGGGACGGATGGGGCATTGAATGTGAATGATGCGGATATGATATTTAGTAAGGGGGCGATAGCTGGGGGACATTTTTTAGCTATAGCTAACGATGATATGACGATACAGAGTGGGGTAGTGGTGGGGAGTCAGTTAAGCGGGACAGGACGAGTGACGTTAGTGGTGGGGGAACAATCACCGAGTGTAGCTGCTGGGGCTGTATTTTTGAATCAGGGGACAGTGCAAGCGGGTGGAGGGATTGGGAGTGGAAAGGTGAGGATATTTGCTGATGAGGCTGGTGGGACGACGTTGGGGAATATTGTAGCGATGCAAGGAGCGGTAAATCAGCCTAGTGAATATCGTGCGACCGCTGGGGCTTACCAACCCGCTGAAAATATGCCAGACTGGTCCCCTGGCTCAGGCTCCCAACCAGGACAAGTGAATTATAAAAATACAGCTAGTAGTGTAAGTGCAAGTGCCTCACAAAATTTGTTTAACAGTTCTAGTGCTTATAACAGCTCGAGTAGTTCTGGTAATAGCGTTTCAGTATACAACAGTTCTAGTTTGTATAATAGCTCTTCAAATAGTAATTCAGTCAACCTTAGTTCGAGTCAATACAGTTCTAGCTATAGTTCAAGCTACAGCTCTAGCGTAAGCTTTAGTGCGAGTTTAAATGGAACCAGCATAAATGCAAGCCAGAGTGCAAGTTTTTCTATTTCTGTGTCTCAGAATGTTAGTATGAGTCAGAGCGTGAGTAATAGTTTTAATAATAGCTCTTTCAATAGTTCGAGCTTGAATCAAAGTATGAGCGTGAGTATTAGTCAAAGCGCCAGCAATAGCTTGAGCAATAGTATTAGTGTAAGCCAAAGTCAGAGCATTTCTCAGAGTCAATCTTTATCTCAAGGTCTATCTCAAAATGCTAGTAATAGCATGTCTCAGAGCATCAGTCAGTCTATTAGTTTCTCGAGTTCTGGAAATCAATACTCTAATCAATTAAGTCAAAGTATTAGCACTAGTCAAAGCATGAGTGCGAGTGCAAGCAGCTCTTGGTATAATAGTTCAGTTCTGAATTTCTCGTCTAATTCAAATTCTTCAAATATTTATACGACTCAATATCTCACATCTGTCTATTCCTCGAGTGCATCTTATTATTATTCCAGTCAATCTAGTTCCTACTCTTCCAGCTCATCGAGTTCGTCGAGCTCAGCTTCGAGTTCATCGAGTTACTCATCGAATTTTGTATATACTGCAATTAAGGCGGTAGGCCCAAATGTGAATGTTTTGGCCTTAGAGGATGAGTTTAGAAAAAGAGAGAGGGAGACCCGAGCTTTACGTGGAACACGTGCACAGAACGAAAGAGATCAATTTACGATTAATTATGCAAATATCATCGAATCTCAGAAAAGAGTGGAGATGCGCAATCAAAAAATCATGAAACATTATCGCGCAACTGGTCGTATCTTGGGAGAAGTCTATTCAGGTGAACTTTACTTAAATCCCGACTCGATTTATGCAGAGATTTTCCAGGCCCGAAAAGAAAGTGGTTTTTCTACTGATGCTCCCGTTAAAGATACTGTGGAGCTGCCTGGAAGAAGAGTTAAAAGGCCAGAATCGCCAGCTAATCGTATAGAACCTCCCTCAGATCGCGAAATACGCCGGAGACGAGAATAA
- a CDS encoding isoprenyl transferase, with protein sequence MKTEGISLKKIPRHVAIIMDGNGRWAKERGLPRIQGHRTGAESVREVVKTAAELGIQFITLYAFSAENWHRPASEIKALMELLKKFLRDEISELNRSNIRLQAIGRLKDLPSEVQKQLHRTIQATQKNNGLTLILALSYSGRQEIIDAVQSILTEIRLGHLDPAQVDENIFQHHLYTRYYPDPDLLIRTSGEMRLSNFLLWQVSYTELYVTPCLWPDFRREEFLKAIEDYSKRQRRFGRINP encoded by the coding sequence ATGAAGACCGAGGGTATTTCATTAAAAAAAATCCCCCGCCATGTGGCCATCATAATGGATGGGAACGGACGTTGGGCGAAGGAACGAGGTCTACCCCGTATCCAAGGACATCGTACGGGAGCTGAGTCCGTGAGAGAAGTGGTCAAAACCGCGGCTGAGTTGGGCATACAATTTATCACCCTCTATGCTTTTTCTGCAGAAAATTGGCATCGTCCGGCTAGTGAAATTAAAGCGCTCATGGAATTATTGAAAAAATTCTTAAGAGATGAAATATCAGAATTGAACCGCTCTAACATTCGCCTCCAGGCTATAGGTCGATTAAAGGATCTCCCTTCAGAGGTTCAGAAACAACTTCATCGCACGATTCAAGCCACGCAAAAAAATAATGGTCTTACTTTAATTTTAGCCCTTAGTTACTCTGGACGCCAGGAAATCATTGATGCGGTGCAATCCATTTTGACGGAGATCCGTCTCGGGCATTTAGATCCTGCACAAGTTGACGAAAACATATTTCAGCATCATCTCTATACTCGTTATTATCCTGATCCAGATCTCCTCATCCGCACCAGTGGAGAGATGCGACTAAGCAACTTCCTGCTTTGGCAGGTTTCCTATACCGAACTTTATGTTACACCGTGCCTTTGGCCAGATTTTAGGCGCGAAGAGTTTCTTAAAGCCATAGAGGACTATTCAAAACGTCAACGGCGGTTCGGGCGAATCAATCCATAG
- a CDS encoding lipid-A-disaccharide synthase N-terminal domain-containing protein: MNEVDGLLRPLLLNAFPWLHLESWFYAESYWWTFFGLLGNGIFASRFIIQWIISEKKKQVVIPPIFWHLSFWGSIILLIYFIRLDKLPPILGTCFLPILYGRNLILLYRKKSHKSEDESSDVLIP; this comes from the coding sequence ATGAATGAGGTTGATGGTTTGTTGCGTCCTCTCCTATTGAATGCATTTCCGTGGTTACATCTAGAATCTTGGTTTTATGCTGAGTCCTACTGGTGGACTTTTTTTGGGTTGCTGGGTAACGGAATATTTGCCTCGCGCTTTATCATTCAATGGATTATCTCAGAGAAAAAGAAACAGGTCGTCATCCCTCCTATTTTTTGGCATTTGAGCTTTTGGGGAAGTATAATTCTTTTAATCTACTTTATTCGATTGGATAAATTACCTCCGATCCTGGGCACATGTTTTTTGCCTATCCTATATGGACGCAATCTAATCTTGCTTTACCGCAAAAAAAGTCACAAGAGCGAAGACGAAAGCAGTGACGTATTGATCCCATGA
- the gyrA gene encoding DNA gyrase subunit A translates to MSDEKLPLSNSSPGVVPVDVTEEMKNSFLDYAMSVIVSRALPDVRDGLKPSQRRILFAMNELGLQPNKKPLKCAKIVGETMGNYHPHGDQAIYPTLVHMAQPWAMREPLIDGQGNFGSIEGDPPAAMRYTEARLTPLGAILMQDMDQETVDFNPNYDDTRTEPTVFPAAFPNLLVNGSTGIAVGMATNIPPHNLSEVIEGTCALVDNPNLTPKDIMKFIKGPDFPTGCEILGREGIRNYFTTGRGSIKVRGKVQVEDLKGGRQAIIITEIPFNVNRAELVSQIAELVNNKVITDISDVRDESDVHTRVVVELKRDAIPKIIINNLYNLTALQSAFAVNMLAIDRGRPRTLNLKDILVCYIEHRREVVLRRTRYQLRKAEERAEQLEAYLLALANLDEFIKIIRSAKDRSEAKDKLKAFRFPTTLVKKIGIAVDNNPRIAQEAYVLSDRQLDAILELRLYQLTGLEHDKVTGEYEELLKTIADLLDILRKESRVLSIIKDELQTIKSKYGNPRRTAIVADEGEMQIEDLVANEGVIITLTHKGLIKRTEISAFRSQKRGGRGVIGAAAEEGEKAEESDFVEHLFTASTHDYLMFFTNTGRVYVERVYEIPEMSRTAKGRNIANVLELRPDEKIATMIRIEYRRNQRNEDVTWEGNRYLFFATKLGTVKKTALQDFANVHKGGIIAISIKPEDSLIGVRLTSGGDDIVLITREGMSIRFPESDVRCMGRQAAGVKGIELEGDDRVVSVDIVNPDAQLLVAGENGIGKRTAFEEYSSQNRGGKGIITMKTTEKTGKVIGALSVSEKDEVMLITEKGIMVRTRVAEIREAGRNTQGVKLINLEPGDKLLAMAPVINEKESEEERENTLPGVSDE, encoded by the coding sequence ATGTCTGACGAAAAACTTCCCTTATCAAATTCATCGCCAGGGGTCGTGCCGGTGGATGTCACCGAGGAGATGAAAAATTCATTCCTTGATTATGCTATGTCGGTGATTGTTTCCCGGGCACTGCCTGACGTTCGTGACGGCCTCAAACCTTCACAGCGCCGAATTCTTTTTGCGATGAACGAGCTTGGGCTTCAACCCAATAAAAAACCTCTTAAGTGCGCTAAAATCGTTGGAGAAACGATGGGGAATTACCATCCACACGGAGACCAGGCTATTTACCCGACCTTGGTGCACATGGCTCAACCTTGGGCTATGCGTGAGCCTCTCATTGATGGACAAGGAAACTTCGGTTCCATCGAAGGTGATCCGCCTGCAGCGATGCGCTACACCGAAGCGCGTCTGACTCCTCTTGGAGCAATTTTGATGCAAGACATGGATCAGGAGACAGTGGATTTCAATCCTAACTATGATGATACGCGCACGGAGCCGACTGTCTTCCCTGCTGCTTTTCCAAACTTGCTCGTCAACGGTAGCACTGGAATCGCTGTCGGAATGGCAACCAACATTCCGCCCCACAACTTGTCTGAGGTGATCGAGGGCACTTGCGCGTTAGTCGATAATCCGAACCTCACACCGAAAGATATAATGAAATTTATTAAAGGCCCAGATTTCCCCACGGGCTGTGAAATTCTAGGACGCGAAGGGATACGCAATTATTTTACGACTGGACGTGGCTCGATCAAAGTGCGTGGCAAAGTCCAGGTTGAAGATCTGAAGGGCGGTCGCCAAGCAATAATCATAACCGAAATTCCGTTTAACGTAAATCGAGCAGAGCTCGTTAGTCAAATTGCTGAGCTCGTGAATAATAAAGTGATCACTGACATAAGCGACGTGCGTGATGAAAGTGATGTTCATACTCGCGTAGTCGTCGAACTCAAGCGAGATGCTATTCCAAAAATCATCATAAACAATCTCTACAATCTAACCGCACTGCAGTCCGCTTTTGCAGTGAACATGCTAGCTATCGATCGAGGCAGACCACGGACTTTAAACCTAAAAGATATTCTTGTCTGCTATATTGAACATCGGCGTGAAGTGGTGTTGCGCCGGACTCGATATCAGCTTCGTAAAGCTGAAGAGCGTGCTGAGCAGCTTGAGGCTTATCTGCTGGCACTCGCTAATCTTGATGAGTTTATTAAGATTATTCGCTCAGCTAAAGACCGGTCTGAGGCCAAGGATAAGCTCAAAGCGTTTCGCTTTCCCACAACACTAGTGAAAAAGATTGGTATCGCCGTAGATAATAATCCACGAATAGCTCAAGAGGCATATGTATTAAGCGATCGTCAACTAGACGCGATACTTGAACTTCGTCTATACCAACTCACCGGACTAGAGCATGACAAAGTGACTGGTGAATATGAGGAGCTTCTTAAAACAATCGCTGATTTGCTAGATATATTACGCAAAGAATCGCGAGTCCTTTCGATTATCAAAGATGAGCTGCAAACAATTAAATCTAAATACGGAAATCCTCGCCGAACGGCTATTGTCGCAGATGAAGGAGAAATGCAAATCGAAGATTTAGTGGCGAATGAAGGGGTGATCATTACCTTAACCCATAAAGGACTGATCAAACGAACGGAAATTTCAGCTTTTCGTTCACAAAAGCGCGGTGGTCGCGGCGTGATTGGAGCGGCTGCAGAAGAAGGTGAAAAGGCAGAGGAGAGTGATTTCGTTGAACATCTTTTTACTGCGTCCACACACGATTATTTGATGTTTTTCACGAATACTGGACGAGTCTATGTAGAGCGCGTTTACGAAATCCCAGAAATGAGCCGGACAGCTAAGGGAAGAAACATTGCGAATGTGCTTGAGTTGCGCCCCGACGAAAAGATTGCCACAATGATACGGATCGAATACCGACGCAATCAAAGGAATGAGGATGTGACTTGGGAGGGTAACCGGTATTTGTTCTTTGCTACTAAATTAGGCACCGTTAAGAAAACTGCGTTGCAGGACTTTGCCAACGTTCACAAAGGAGGAATTATCGCAATTTCGATCAAGCCAGAGGATTCTCTCATTGGCGTCCGCTTGACATCAGGGGGCGACGATATCGTGCTCATCACGCGCGAAGGGATGAGCATTCGCTTTCCCGAGAGTGATGTCCGCTGCATGGGACGGCAAGCAGCAGGTGTTAAGGGCATAGAGCTTGAAGGGGACGACCGTGTAGTCTCAGTAGACATCGTGAACCCTGATGCTCAGTTACTCGTAGCTGGAGAAAATGGGATCGGAAAACGAACTGCATTCGAGGAATACAGCAGCCAAAATCGCGGCGGAAAAGGAATCATCACCATGAAGACTACTGAGAAAACGGGTAAAGTCATCGGTGCACTGTCTGTATCAGAGAAAGATGAGGTAATGCTGATAACGGAGAAAGGTATCATGGTCCGGACACGCGTGGCTGAGATACGCGAGGCGGGGCGCAATACACAAGGGGTGAAACTCATCAATCTCGAGCCAGGAGATAAGCTCCTTGCCATGGCACCGGTAATCAATGAAAAGGAATCAGAAGAGGAGCGGGAAAATACATTGCCCGGCGTTTCCGATGAATAG
- the gyrB gene encoding DNA topoisomerase (ATP-hydrolyzing) subunit B, translating to MPAEDTPSVNLPVQSVYDASKIDKLEGLDAVRQRPGMYIGHTDERGLHHCVFEVLDNSIDEHLAGYCKKIEVCIHVDGSISVRDDGRGIPVDIHPKFKIPAVELVLTNLHAGGKFGQGAYKYSGGLHGVGAKCVNALSEWFEVEISRDGLVYHMEFSRGKTVKKLEVIGKTKATGTLVTWKPDPEIFTFTTEFKFEILSKRLRELAFLNPGLEIVLKDERGAEGQSIKEEVFYYKDGIEEFVKQLNLSRTPIHPKPIRIVKEKDEIIIECVLQYNDGFNEQLLCYTNGIPNPDGGTHASGFRSALTRAINQYAKSNNLLKEKDPTITGDDVREGLICVLSIKHPRPSFESQTKVKLVNPEVEGLVSSCVYEGLMSYFDANPNVARKIIDKALTAARAREAARKAREAVRKTALSGGGLPGKLADCSSRNPEECELYIVEGDSAGGSAKQGRDRQYQAILPIKGKIINVEKARLDKVLQNDEIKTIITAVGTGIGSGEGEGAFNISRLRYHKIIIMTDADVDGSHIRTLLLTFFFRQMPDLIREGFVYIAQPPLYLVTRKRKEQYVRDDAALNKILIELGASEVRVEDHQHKKILAGKPLLEVLFLLESLEKYKAAIRRHGGDFGAYLQARNPETQELPRHLVKVRSGNEETTYYFNSESALATFAEENPDLDLFPNDSSKNQGEESAKNTEKDKRAQRRAIHVELHESKAIQEILRKLSDKGFQLDHHLVSEEPLYTLIEGEGDKEKRHAIYSVSGILEKIKEIGRQGVEIRRFKGLGEMNPEQLYATTMDPQRRVLQKVQLSDAIEAEEIFSTLMGDMVEPRRRFIEDNALNVRNLDI from the coding sequence ATGCCAGCCGAGGATACTCCATCTGTTAATCTGCCAGTTCAAAGTGTCTACGATGCATCTAAAATCGATAAGCTTGAGGGGCTCGATGCCGTTCGCCAACGCCCCGGCATGTATATTGGTCACACGGATGAACGCGGTTTACACCACTGCGTGTTTGAAGTTCTAGATAACTCAATCGACGAACATCTCGCTGGTTATTGCAAAAAGATCGAGGTCTGCATCCACGTGGATGGCTCGATTTCTGTGAGAGACGATGGGCGAGGTATCCCTGTTGATATTCATCCTAAATTCAAGATTCCCGCCGTAGAACTTGTTTTAACCAATCTTCACGCGGGAGGAAAATTCGGACAGGGCGCTTATAAATACTCAGGTGGCTTGCACGGCGTAGGCGCTAAATGTGTAAATGCTCTATCAGAGTGGTTTGAAGTAGAAATCTCTCGTGATGGCTTAGTCTATCACATGGAGTTTAGTCGTGGAAAAACCGTAAAAAAACTTGAGGTAATTGGAAAAACAAAAGCCACAGGCACTCTCGTCACTTGGAAACCCGATCCTGAAATCTTCACCTTCACCACGGAATTTAAATTTGAAATTTTATCGAAGAGATTGCGTGAGTTGGCCTTTTTGAATCCTGGACTAGAAATTGTGCTCAAAGATGAGCGAGGCGCAGAAGGCCAATCCATTAAAGAAGAAGTCTTTTATTACAAAGACGGGATTGAGGAATTTGTAAAGCAACTCAATCTCAGCCGCACGCCCATCCATCCCAAGCCAATTCGGATTGTTAAAGAGAAAGACGAAATCATTATCGAATGCGTCTTGCAATATAACGACGGCTTTAATGAGCAGCTTTTGTGTTACACCAATGGCATTCCAAACCCCGACGGTGGCACACATGCAAGCGGATTTCGCTCGGCTTTAACTCGCGCCATCAATCAATATGCCAAGAGCAATAATCTACTAAAGGAAAAAGACCCGACCATCACTGGGGATGACGTGCGGGAGGGATTAATCTGCGTGCTGTCAATCAAGCATCCCCGGCCAAGCTTCGAATCTCAAACTAAAGTTAAGCTAGTAAATCCTGAGGTTGAGGGCCTCGTCTCATCCTGTGTGTATGAGGGGCTGATGTCGTATTTCGATGCGAATCCGAATGTCGCTCGAAAAATTATAGATAAGGCCCTTACAGCAGCTCGCGCTCGAGAAGCTGCGCGCAAAGCTCGCGAAGCCGTCCGCAAGACAGCGCTCAGCGGTGGAGGATTGCCTGGGAAACTAGCAGACTGCTCCTCTCGCAACCCTGAAGAGTGCGAGCTTTACATCGTCGAAGGAGATTCTGCCGGCGGCTCGGCGAAGCAAGGACGCGATCGCCAGTATCAAGCGATTCTGCCTATCAAAGGAAAAATCATAAACGTAGAAAAAGCCCGTCTCGATAAAGTGCTCCAGAATGATGAAATCAAGACGATCATAACTGCTGTCGGGACAGGAATCGGTAGTGGAGAAGGTGAAGGCGCGTTCAATATCAGCCGTCTACGATATCACAAAATCATCATTATGACTGATGCGGATGTCGATGGTTCGCACATTCGCACTTTGCTGCTGACGTTCTTTTTTCGACAAATGCCCGACCTCATTCGCGAGGGTTTTGTTTACATTGCCCAGCCTCCGCTCTACCTAGTAACGCGAAAGAGAAAGGAACAATATGTCAGAGACGATGCAGCACTGAATAAAATTTTAATCGAGTTAGGAGCTAGTGAAGTGCGCGTCGAGGATCATCAACACAAAAAGATCCTTGCTGGGAAACCACTCCTGGAAGTGCTTTTTCTTCTAGAATCCCTCGAAAAATACAAAGCGGCTATTCGTCGCCATGGAGGTGACTTTGGGGCCTATTTGCAGGCTCGTAATCCTGAGACTCAAGAGTTGCCGCGTCATCTTGTAAAGGTGCGCTCAGGTAATGAAGAGACCACATACTATTTCAACTCAGAATCGGCCCTGGCAACATTCGCTGAAGAAAATCCTGATTTGGATTTGTTCCCAAATGACTCGTCAAAAAATCAGGGAGAAGAAAGTGCAAAAAACACCGAAAAAGATAAGAGAGCACAACGCCGTGCTATCCATGTAGAGCTTCACGAGAGCAAGGCGATCCAGGAAATCCTGCGAAAGCTCTCAGATAAAGGGTTTCAACTTGATCATCACCTCGTCTCTGAAGAACCTCTTTATACTTTAATCGAAGGTGAGGGAGATAAGGAAAAACGTCACGCGATCTATTCCGTGTCGGGTATATTAGAAAAAATTAAAGAAATCGGGCGACAGGGCGTAGAAATTCGACGATTCAAAGGCTTGGGCGAAATGAACCCAGAGCAGCTTTATGCGACGACGATGGATCCACAGAGGCGAGTTCTACAAAAGGTGCAACTTAGCGATGCTATCGAAGCAGAGGAAATCTTTTCAACTCTCATGGGCGACATGGTAGAGCCAAGGCGCCGTTTCATTGAAGATAACGCTTTGAATGTGAGAAACCTCGATATTTAG
- a CDS encoding HU family DNA-binding protein, whose amino-acid sequence MLNRAQLVESVVKALGKDTTKAAAERAVIAVIDSIKAGVKKHGGVQLIGFGTFKVVNRKARNGINPKTGEKIKIKASKTVKFVPGTEFKKSL is encoded by the coding sequence ATGTTAAACCGCGCACAACTCGTTGAAAGCGTCGTAAAGGCGCTGGGCAAGGATACCACTAAAGCTGCGGCTGAGCGCGCCGTTATCGCTGTCATTGATTCCATCAAGGCCGGCGTCAAGAAACACGGAGGCGTTCAACTTATCGGCTTTGGCACATTCAAAGTCGTAAACCGCAAGGCCCGTAATGGTATCAACCCCAAGACTGGCGAAAAAATAAAGATCAAGGCCTCCAAAACCGTCAAATTCGTTCCAGGAACTGAATTTAAGAAGAGCCTCTAA